In Elaeis guineensis isolate ETL-2024a chromosome 1, EG11, whole genome shotgun sequence, a genomic segment contains:
- the LOC105038069 gene encoding UPF0481 protein At3g47200, with protein sequence MEVWENVDLSCHKNPSDKPCTVFKVPKHIRELDPQAYDPVIASCGPFHHCPCCWNSGLQYDKDPTEYHELAYKSEVVDSLGPFQHDHTYSTTVMQHHKWRCVGHLLSRYRCKEFQNQLLRLCLSDLKKKDAMVRSCYSEGLPAWLDEQKLASIMLLDGCFIIYFMLERKENEDRKKKKGMKEKTEENDAGMLEQLEAPTVAGLFTFNLVLYDLLKLENQIPFFIIKLLFDQLKPCKDDLVDLALQLFKGIHPEESESFKNKKEKSTGEYHHLLHLFYSSRTALAGSTSKLGCIRSTIECIKSQWKKTEAAGSTQETLTSAPKWIPSATELNRSGVKFKRKKQQANNFLNITFERRKMKIMPLLCLWKLCLMFRSGRMEIPPLQIYDYTGPLFRNLIAFEQCYLHTEMYITIYALFMDCIIDQAEDVRLLHLGGILEHKLSSDRAVAELFNQLGCQILFLPEKIYLANQIERVNKFYDSRWHKWLANLRRHYLGNPWAIISVLAAIFLLVLTIEQAVFSALSYFHSS encoded by the coding sequence ATGGAGGTGTGGGAAAATGTAGATTTATCTTGCCACAAGAACCCTTCTGACAAGCCATGCACCGTGTTCAAGGTCCCCAAGCACATCCGGGAGTTGGATCCTCAAGCCTACGATCCAGTGATAGCTTCCTGCGGTCCTTTTCACCACTGCCCTTGTTGTTGGAATTCTGGCTTGCAGTATGACAAAGATCCAACGGAATATCATGAGTTGGCCTATAAATCCGAAGTGGTTGATTCCCTTGGACCTTTTCAACACGACCACACATATTCGACAACTGTCATGCAGCACCACAAGTGGCGGTGTGTTGGGCACCTTCTATCGCGTTATAGAtgtaaagagtttcaaaatcaatTGCTGCGCTTGTGCTTGTCGGATCTGAAGAAAAAGGATGCCATGGTCCGGAGTTGCTACTCTGAGGGACTCCCAGCATGGCTGGATGAACAGAAGTTGGCATCCATCATGTTGCTTGATGGGTGTTTCATCATTTATTTCATGCTAGAAAGGAAAGAGAACGAGGacaggaaaaagaagaagggaaTGAAAGAGAAGACGGAGGAGAACGACGCAGGAATGTTGGAACAGCTTGAGGCCCCAACTGTGGCCGGGCTATTTACTTTTAATTTAGTGCTTTATGATCTGCTGAAGCTTGAGAACCAAATTCCTTTCTTCATCATCAAATTGTTATTCGATCAGCTCAAACCATGTAAGGATGATCTTGTAGACCTTGCCCTCCAACTCTTCAAAGGCATACATCCCGAGGAATCCGAATCATtcaaaaataagaaggaaaaGTCCACCGGCGAATaccatcatctgctccatctattTTATTCATCTCGGACTGCTCTAGCAGGGTCTACATCTAAACTAGGATGTATTCGTAGTACAATTGAATGCATAAAGTCACAGTGGAAGAAGACGGAAGCTGCTGGATCGACACAAGAGACTCTGACATCTGCACCCAAGTGGATTCCTAGTGCCACTGAGCTCAATAGGTCCGGGGTGAAGTTCAAGAGGAAGAAACAACAGGCAAACAATTTCTTAAACATAACATTCGAGCGGAGGAAGATGAAGATCATGCCATTGCTATGCCTCTGGAAGTTGTGTTTGATGTTTAGGAGTGGACGGATGGAGATACCACCACTGCAAATCTATGACTATACCGGTCCTCTCTTCCGAAACCTCATAGCTTTTGAGCAATGCTATCTACACACTGAGATGTACATTACGATATATGCACTCTTTATGGATTGTATCATCGATCAGGCTGAGGATGTGCGGTTGCTCCACTTAGGAGGCATATTGGAACACAAATTGAGTAGTGATCGAGCAGTGGCAGAACTCTTCAATCAGTTGGGCTGTCAGATACTCTTTCTTCCGGAAAAGATCTACCttgcaaatcagattgagagagttAATAAGTTTTATGACTCCAGATGGCACAAATGGCTTGCTAACTTGAGGCGACACTATCTTGGCAATCCGTGGGCTATAATTTCAGTGCTGGCGGCGATCTTTCTTCTTGTGCTGACTATCGAGCAAGCTGTATTTTCTGCTTTATCCTATTTTCACTCTTCATAG